The following proteins are encoded in a genomic region of Corylus avellana chromosome ca4, CavTom2PMs-1.0:
- the LOC132176925 gene encoding protein ACCELERATED CELL DEATH 6-like gives MEVTTAITQAIAQQIADRQFAVGGMFRGDKDEDWKSLLQNAAQAHLVVAALITTVTFAACITMPGGFASSGEGSHPGSALLRKNAAFKAFVITDTISMVLSSSAVFIHLLMPFLFYKHYDERHRTQVFILASILILGAMITMVLAFVTATYAVLVPSMNLAIPICIIGLTFFVILILVYRKFIKGVMDHESRMPDVDVISDRQSH, from the exons ATGGAAGTCACTACGGCAATCACTCAGGCAATCGCTCAGCAAATCGCTGATCGTCAG TTTGCGGTAGGGGGCATGTTTAGAGGAGACAAGGACGAAGATTGGAAATCTTTATTGCAGAATGCAGCACAAGCCCATTTGGTAGTGGCTGCACTGATTACAACCGTGACCTTTGCAGCATGTATTACCATGCCTGGGGGTTTTGCGAGTAGTGGAGAAGGCTCACACCCAGGCTCTGCACTTCTGAGAAAAAATGCTGCTTTCAAAGCATTCGTTATCACAGATACCATATCAATGGTGTTGTCAAGTTCTGCTGTCTTTATCCACCTATTGATGCCATTTCTTTTCTACAAGCATTACGATGAACGCCATCGCACGCAAGTTTTCATTCTGGCCTCCATCCTCATTTTGGGGGCCATGATAACAATGGTACTAGCATTTGTCACGGCCACATATGCTGTGTTAGTGCCTTCCATGAATCTTGCCATTCCCATCTGTATCATTGGCCTAACCTTCTTCGTTATCCTCATCCTTGTGTATCGGAAATTTATAAAGGGTGTGATGGATCATGAATCAAGGATGCCTGATGTAGATGTGATATCTGATCGACAATCACATTAA